Genomic segment of Anguilla rostrata isolate EN2019 chromosome 13, ASM1855537v3, whole genome shotgun sequence:
agatattaatggatTTATCTCGTAGAACTCATTTAGGATTACGTTAGCCACAGGCCTTATTATCCACATAAATGGAGTTCCCTATTGGAAAATAGCATTGGGAATCGGCCGAGGGAACCCATTGCTCAAAAATGCAAACTCACTTCCAGGTTTTAGGACTATAAACGGTAACAAATTACGGTTTGGTAAGACGCCATGACTCATTAAACAGTCTAAACGGCTGCAGTTATTGACAACTTTTATTAAGCATGGGACATTTCAACATCTGTTAAGACACGATGCGGGTTGGTGTGTGCATATTAGCTGCAACGACAGCGttacaaaatcattaaaataatatttcagttaaGTCAGACAGTTTTATCAAAGTATCTCTGCTGGTTAAGTGCAGACAAAAGAAATctacaaacagaacagaaaggacCGCACACTTGGTTAATGACGTACGTATAGATGTGCGCATGACCGGGTGTACCTTGTTGTGACGCTACTACGATTCCATGATCTGTGGTTGCCACAAATTCAGCCTTTGATTTCTAAAATGGCAAGTATATTTCAGACAGTTTTGACGAAAAACACATCTccgttttgttattttattcgTGTTTATTCGTAACATGACCGCTGACTAAGGCTAGCTAGCTGTAGTGCCTTTTATACCGATGTTTTCGGGGCGTTGGTTTTGGTTGCTAGTCTGCTAGCTGACGCTAAGCGTTAAACTGTGTCGCCAGCTAGTTAGAAAAACAATTGTGTTTTTACTTCACAAATAGCCATCGCTACCACGTTGCGTGCGGTTAACTGTGTCTCTTTTATCCAGATCGTTCGCTagctgttagctagctacctgtcTAGCTAAGCCAGCTGCATTACCATTGAATGGCACAGTGTTTAGCTAGCTGGCTGTCTACCATCATTGGGTTGCTAAGTTGACTGCAGTTGCCAACTATAATGGCTAGCCGGCGCAAGACTAATTGTTGATAGttgaaatgtgtcttttttagGCCGAGGTGgaagaaacactgaaaagaaTCCAGACTCAGAAAGGCGTACAGGGGATTATCATCGTGAACGCAGAAGGTAAATTGTCGTTACCACTCACTGGAGAAATGGCCTTTATCACTGTATCGCTCATCTATTTTTGTTAACTCTCTATGGCGATTCTCAATTGTGAAGCTCGTCTCCTATCATTAAACGTGCACCACTGGAGCTAATCCGAACCCACAATATAAGCACTCCAGGTCAATCTGTGTTGCTCATTGACTGCCGGAAAGGTAAACTGTATGCAGCAAACTGACTTGGGCTCCATGGTTATGCATGTGTCCTGCCTGTGCCCCGCTCTGATCAGGCATACCCATTAAGACTACCCTGGACAATTCCAGCACGGTACAGTACGCCGGGCTTATTCACCAGCTTGTAATGAAGGCACGGAGCACCGTGAGGGACATCGACCCTCAGAACGACCTCACCTTTCTCAGGATCCGTTCCAAGAAGAATGAGATCATGATCGCTCCAGGTAAAACGGTCTATGCAGAATGAGATGTGAAGATAGCTTTTAGCACGTTATCTAGTGCTGGGGGTTGCAGAACGTAGGTTGGGACTGGGGTTAAGGTGGACTATGAAACACTTTGGGGAAAGAATCAGTTACTGTCTACCTTTTTACATTACCATTCAGACCAGCGAAATGAAATGCTGCATAGGGTGTGTGGACGGCAATGCATGActcatcaaaaatattttaattctatATTGCAACATGTGTTGGTCTGTATTTTAATAAGGTGCAAGCTACAGGAAATGCATTAGCTCACGCAGTGGGTTCTGACCAAGGAAAGTTGTGCAAATGCTGATGTTGATGTGCAGTCTTGACTGATTAAATGACCTACTTTTGTGTGCTTCCAGCTGGGTAGGAGACCaacttaaataaaatgacttttgTTATCCAGATTCAATACAAACCTTATACCATTTTATTCAAGGCCTGGGCTTAAGGAAAAATATGTCCATGTAAATGTTCAGCGCCAGACGGTATTCAGTTTGGAAATAAACAGAATTGAAACATTCTGTAAAGCAACCAAGTTAAAAATGAGTtcatattcaattaaaaatgtttctttttttctttctatcaACAGATAAGGACTATTTCCTCATTGTGATTCAGAACCCAACAGACTAAGaagatgtttcttttaaatttattttgctttaagtattttatttaatggccAAATTGTGGGTGAACACAAATGTACAAAGTGTTACAAAAGCACCGTAACAAGAGTAACAAGGAAAGACTTGAAGGTCCTTTTATGGTGGGTCAAACAGCAGGAGTTGGGGTGCTGACGTCCAAAAACAAGTAACGGCATGAAGCTATCATACATAGCGTAACACTGATCATTCCAGTGCCACCTCTAATTTGAAGGACAAGGCTTTTCAGGAGAACAGATGGTGGGTCTCTTCACCTGTATTGTGGAATAACTGTAATAGTTGTgactattattataatattgttagtattattataatagTTATGTGCGTTTAGCCACCAGAACAAGTCAGTTAGGCTAAGAAACAGTGTCCCAGAAAAAAACGCAAATAAATGTGCACTTGTCCTTGTGTATTTGCTTTAAGTATCGTCTGGATTTCTTTTCCTTTACTCTTCACCTAGTTTATGTTCTTCTACTACTTGGTGTTTCTGGGTAGTTTTGAGTAGCGTTTCTCACGACAAACACCTCTGCTATCGCTTGAGTCTAAAATGGaattaaactgaatttgaatttaattggaattacattttttcctccAATGATAACAAGTATCATTTTAAACGATATGCACAATATTGaaccatatactgtacatagttTTGACCATATGTGTTATATTGAACCATGTATTGTACATAACTTATAACCATATGCATTATATTGATTGGTAATTTACCACCTCATGCCAGCCATTACCCTGGGCTCTAGGAGTGTGTGGTGTCAGACAATGCAGATGTGACACTTTACTCTACTCCATTGAGCCTATTTCTTCAACCACAAAGTCCCATTGATATATAGAATCTCCTTCACAAGGACCTGGTTATAAGTGCATACAAAAGTTGTACAGTAACAGATGACAATGATCCACAATAAAAGAATAGatcaacatttcaaaaaatatgaCAGGTTTTGGTGTATAAAGATATAATGGCAGAGATATGATATTTGTACTACAGCTTTGTACactaaaacagatttttcactGCCTGGGCAGCTCTGCAATATTCATAAACCCTGCTTCTGCTTCTCCATACCtccattaccattaccattgTTCCgctcatttgttttaatgacaGCTCTCCTCTTAGGCAAACTAATGGATGTCCACAGGGAACGCACAAATGTTCTGACCAAGCATTATCAGTTCCAGCTGACATCAGGCATGCCTAAATGGCGTATGCACACAGACTTCAGCCATTTGAGGCAATGCTAATCCAGACTCCCTAACGAGTCTGTGTGATAAGAACACCGCCAGAACTTTAGTGCCTCATTAGAGGCAGGATTGCCTGGATCATGTTGGCCATATTCTTTGCCGAACTCCTTTTTGTGGAGGGGGAGATTGATGAAACATGGTGATCATAATGCACGGATGAAAGTATTTCAGGAAAAACTTAAGTTAATTGAGCCAGTATGAAATTTAGGAACCGTATACTGCACGTGGGCAGTAATCTCTTTCCGGGATCAGACAAGAATTTGCAATGACCAAATGTGTCTCTCGAACCATTCGAATGCTTCTGCCTGTGTTGGGAGCACAGTAggtgaaaaacattcaattctCTTGCTTTCAATCGTGTGATTATTTTGCAAACTATGAGCCTCTTGGGGCTATTTCCTGGGGTAGCCACACTGGCCCTGAATTGTCCACATCATTCTTGGTAGCGATTTGGGCCTAGATTGGTCTTCATTCGAATTATTGGTAGAGACACGAGCTCTGATTTGCACTACCAAGCATTTCTTCGTGCATTTTGGGTATCAGAAAagagtttgaaaaaaaatgttctactGATTAATAGCATTTATAATGTCATACAAACGGAAGTTATTCTGCAGGGGAGAAGTGAGGTGCAGACCTGTAGTTTACGTTCTTTCCAAGGAGTTGCTCTATTCTCTTCAAAAGGAACGCAAAATTGAGTTATCTCGGCCCAGCTACTTAGTTTCgaggaaaggagaaaaatcTGGAGCATCAAGccactgttttttattttattttattttatttgtataactgGTTAGCAAAGCATAACGGTGCCGAATCCCAATTTTATTTCAGCTGGAGATTTTTGGCGGTCGATAAAACAAATAGTCGACGTCGAAGAGGTAACTAAAGAAAAGTCAGAATATGGGTTTCGGTTTTCAGCACTAGCCCTCCGAATTCTGAATGTCGCGCGGAACATCATTTGCAATGGGCGTCGTTGAATAACAAATTGTCTTTATGAAGACTAAACTGACCATGGTATCTTTTGCAAattgtacataaaaatacaattatataatataattagttCATCTGGGGATTTCATATTCGTGTAGGCCAAGGACACATACAATCCGAAAATCGGATTGTTAAATTTCGGTTTAGGCTTCATCGAAAGTCAGCGACTATGGTAATTATGCTATATAGCAGGGAACAAAACCTCAGCAAGGCATTATTTCAGAAGATAAAACGATGCTTGGTTAAGTTTATTTAAGTCTGTTATGGCAGCGACACTTTTTTCTGTCTGGAGAGTCTAGGCCAAAGGGTGGAAATGCCGAGTCAGGAGAAGAAGACAAGAAAATTCTTTACAACAAGTGGCAAAACTGGCTGAGTTTGGGAATGGCGAAACTCGGTAAATAGGCCCCTTCTGTACCATGTAGCCGAGTTTAGACAGGGGATCTCTCTCTTccatctcttctctcttttttttttgcatgataaTACAGAGTTTAAACCTCAAAAGCATAATGATAGATAGAAACTTGATTGATCTTATAGGAAAATTACAGTGTTACATTagctttaaaaattcaaaatatattaaatgttatCATTTCCTTGACATTATCTCCATGCAGAAGTGCAAAGTGTTTTCAAATACACACTGAGGaagtatttgaaatacatttgagTGCTTAATACCtttaaataacaacaataattataacaaaGAATGCAACATTAACATTTCTAAATATGTGTACAGTTTAAAATTCCCTCACATTTGTAAAGCCATGTTAGTTGTTCTGCACCCCAGAAACAAGGAGAGAGGTACTTGTCAGTGGGGAATGAAGCAAGCAGTGTGTCAAAGATAAGCtcacatgacaaaaatattAGTTCCTAAATTTAAAACAAGCTTTAGGTTAAGTCTATGAAAGGCGGTCTTTGTATTTCTTCAGGATATTCGCTACAGTCTGCACAATGGCAATTTCTACCAGAGGCAAGGTCCAATTGTTTTTTGTCATGAGATAATAGCTGCAGGAAGATTAACAGGGAAGAAATTGTCTAATCAAAGTGGTCATCATCCATTCATAGAATATTCTTTCTGGAATATAAATGCTGGTGGTTCTTGAATATAAAACTGTGTGAAAATCTCAAGAAGTTCCAGTGTGCAGTGATGTAGTGTACCCTGttgtttgtaaaaatacatcCATAAATTAGGCTAATTCATACATTGTTAAATCATCAGCAGGCATATTAAGCCTTAGTTGGCATTAAGTGCTATTTagatacttttattttaaaaactagttttttttttattaacacgGTAATAGCAATGGGTTGGCTCCCTCTAGCGAGACGTTTTTCTATTTACACTGCCTCTGAACGTTGTAAATTAGCGTTGGAGTGGCTCTCTCTAGTGGTAAGTTTTATCTGCGCAAGGTAGTTTGATCCAGTTTCAGTTCCATGCAGTTTTTCACATGCTTTTTGCACGAAAATTTCACCGTGTAATGCCGATGTTATGCTGCGTCCCCTGCACTGTCGGCGACCCCTTTATTAGCTTGTGTTTTGAAGGTGTTAATCTGCATTTAAAGtatcattatgtaacagttttctcgtgctattttttaaatactttataaTCGTAACGTCATATTAGATCAGAGATCCTAGTcagactgtattttttatttagttatattatGTAAACAAAAGCAACGCACTTGGAAAATGGAAGCATCTAACACTTGATGCCGTTTATAGCCAGCTATTGCTAATGTCATGAATTAttgtgggttttaaaaaattattgcatTGTTAGGAAACATCAAATAGTGATACCTTCGTGGTCTACAATACGTTTCCAGAACATTAAGAACTAATCGTAAACCACAAATCTGGTGTCTTGTGAAGTTTTTAATAGTTTGCATTCTGAAACACATCCTTGCCATTATGGAAAtagtttttcttaaaaattgaataaaacagATAGAATGGCATCTTTTGTGCAGTGCTGGCAGTCCAAATTCCttcacaaatgaacaaaaaataagaatttaacAGAACacagtaataaataaaagacaagaTTAAATGGaactaaaatgtgaaatgtatgtaatgaacaggaacaatgaaaacaaatacaatcatGTGATCACTGCATTTTCAATTATGGAAGCGCTTCTATTGCAAACCATCTATTCCCACCAGGGTTCAAACCAGATCTTTGACCCATAGTACCCATAGAGTAAATGTGCCTGACCATTTAGTGCTGATGTACTTTGGGGTGGTGATTCATgtggctgctgttgttgccgctgccgctgcccgtctcctttttcttttcaccgTTCCAGCGGTGTTTTGTGGGAAGTGAAATATGGAGGGGACTTGGACACTGCCGAGCTGGGGGCTGCATGGAGTTGTTATGTATACTGCCTTCTGTGTCTATATGTTTGTGATGTTCATAACAATCTGTATGACTGAGTAATTCTGCATAAAGGTGACATTATTGATCTCAGGTAGTGGCCAGTTTTCAGTAGCAATACATGCCTTGATTGACCATGTGCTTTATTTCTTGGTAGCGGACAGGGATGTGATTGATTggatattttttacagtctctgattgAATCTCACTATGAAGAATTGCAGACGCTCATTAGTGCCatagaacctttatttaatgtttttgttaaagATCAAAAAGTATTGCTGCCCCGTGTGAGGCTCGAACTCACGACCTTCAGATTATGAGACTGACGCGCTGCCTACTGCGCCAACGAGGCAGATGAGTTCTAGGGTCCTAGTGCCCACTAAAAAACCTGACtgcaggcctgtgtgtatgaTATAGATGGATTGATATGGGGATAAGTATATACTTTATTGACCCCATAGGGAAAATTGTCTTGGAATCTGTGTTactgaatcattttttaaaaacatctgttCAGTAAATGGCATACTGCTGTCAATCTATCtcataatacatacatacatacgtacattgTGCTACCTTCATGGGAAATCAAAGGAATATACGGAAGGATATGATCTCTGAAATAATTTTTGgtagattttatattttactccTGAGGTTGTGAAATGAATTtttgggaatttaaaaaatgtacattttttcactGTCTCTGCTCCGACCGCTGCAGCAGGTTCTACGGTCCCTTTAAATCTTGAGAGTGACGTCACAGTCTTGGTTTATTGTCCTGAAAGCTGTTTTGGTACAGCGAGACCAACCAGACAGCAAAGACAGCATCGCAATATTTGTGACAGCCTTGATTTCGCAAGGAAATAAATAGACACAcaagtaaaaaaagaactaaattAACTTTATCTACAGTGTCGAACACTGTCAACAGTGATGCCTTCCGACAGACCTTTCAAACAAAGAAGGACATTTGGTAAGTATTAACAGTTGCCGTCGATTCCATTAGGAGCCAGCTATCTGGCTAATGCTGGCTGTATGTAAATCGTTAAGACTTTCTGTTATTACTTATACAAGCTGTCAAAAGTGGCAATCGGAAAAATAAATTCGATCCAGCACGAAACAGTCTTTGAAACGATCCAGCGATCGCGGATTCTATGTGCTGGTTCCGATAATTTAGTGTGTTTACCTCGCACAAATAACGACTGGGAGGCCTTTTGTTGTAAGGTTTCTGTTTGTGAGTGCTTATAGTATGCGCTACAAATATTACCAAATATAATCTATCGTTAGTGAGTTTATATAAACAATAAATGACGGAAATGATACCAAGGAAACTGCAAGGTAATGAAGCTTGTCCCCTTGTATAATAATGGCGCGTTATGTAGGAACATAATTTCAACATTCGGAAACCCTATCTGTTACAGGCGTAGGTTAAGTTATGCTGTAATTTTTAGCGTGTATTTCAGTATACCGATGGGTGGGGATAGGGAGGAGCCATGGACCATTGCATAAGTCTTAACAGGTTGAAATGTAGCTAATTGTTGAcctatatttttttgaaaacggTAATATGATTAAGAATGTGAGGATTATTTCCCCGTAGGGCTGCTCCAATTCTCAAGTTACTGTTTGTGATAAAGCACAAAAATATTGCAGAGTCACACAGGGTAAGGTTAATGAAATGCGCCATAGCATGGCAGACTTTGCCTCAGCACCGGGCATTGTCTGCGCTGCCACAGGCTGTTGGGCATTCTCAGTATGGGCACAGGCTGTTGGGCATTCTCAGTATGGGCACAGGCTGTTAACTAAACACGGACACAGGCTGTTGTCATAACACAGGCACAGGCTGTTGGGCATTCTTAGTGTGGGCACAGGCTGTTGGGAATTCTCAGTGTGGGCACAAGCTGTTGcctaaacacagacacaggctgttGTCATAACACAGGTGCAGGCTGTTGGGCAATCTCAGTGTGGGCACAGTTATAAAGTAACAGATAAACATATCTGACCTACAATGAAAATGGCAGAGGCAAAGGTTACTTTGCAGGTTTTACAGAGCCATAGGCTTTGTAGAAAAGGGGTGAGCAACCTGtattacaaacaaaatacatgcatGGAAGAAAACGCAAGCATTCAAAATACTAACCCGGTCTGTGGCACAGCTAATgcctttgtgaagaaaaaatgtttcccgGCTTAAAGCGTATAAACCAATAAGCAAATAGAACAAAAGGGACTGTTATTCTAGCTCACAATTCCATGTGCTCTTAAAATccaaaataaggaaaaataGGTCAGTCTAAGTGCCTGCCTCCCTGCTAGTGAGTGTACACCTGTCCCTAATGCAAGAACACCTGCATATTGCATTGCTTCTTAGCTCTCAGCTCTTAACCAGGGTCCATGTTGCCCGGGgatatgtgaaaataatgacTCTTCTGATTTGGGATTAGTCCTAGTAGTACTGTGCGATGGCACTAATCACATACATTGCTTAACGGGGATACAATGTAATAGTGAGGATGGGACAACCAGAGCTACTGTGCTGCATTATAATGAGTtataatgtgtaataatgcaaCGTGTTGAAAGAGGCAGAATTCTGTTGGAGCGTGGAGGCATTGGCACTGGCAGACATATTGACACATGAGATTTGTATCGatcttttccttctgttttaaCAGCGATAGTGTGCACAGAGTCAATGACCCTTCTTGTTGATTGAACGCTACTCTTTCTTCCCGTTGAGCTAACCAGCCTGCTCTTTAATTTCAGCCTGTCATGACTTTTGACTCTCCTTTCTAAGACAAGAGTCTAATGTTCAGGTCATCTCTTCTTTGTCCTGCGTGTGTATCTCAATCAGTCTGTTCTCTTGACGTGAAAGAGTGCGAACGGACTCCCAGCAGCACAAGAAGTTCCGTATCTTGTACGATTTAGAGGATTTGGGCAAATTTGAGAATCAGCCTTTCTGGTACTCGCTGGCCCTTTATATTCTGAATAACACAGGTGattcttcttttcttcaaagaaaaacatacctttaatatttatttcctccAAAGGACTGCGTATGCATTAAATTGGGTTTTTATTTGACGCTTCACATGAGCCAGCTGTAGAGTCATCAGAGTTATTACACGACCCTTGTGAGAGAGGACTTCTTTCTCTGTGAGAGAaggcttgtttgtttgctgaatttAAGGCAAGGCATATTCTGTCATATGAATATCAAGTTCATTTCAAAATCCTGCAAGGCCAACTAAAAATGTGTCTGCATTTTTGGTAACTCTCTACTGAAGAAAAACATCTCGAAACCAGGCCTTGTTTGCCCCCATTGATAACATTGCCATCTTACGCTCTTTGTTTACACTCTTCCAGTCGCTAGACTGTTCACATGCAATACCTGATTATCTTTCTTCAGCATTTAGTGTCCCAGACCTTATTTAAATGGTTATTATCTACTTTAACTAATTTGCTCACTTATTAGGCTAATTGTCCCATACTCCTTTTTTTGTGATGTAGCATTTGTTACTGCAGTGAATGTCCTTTGTTATCAGCGACTTGCTGTACAGAATAGGACATCCTGCCCGTTCACTGTCACAGGCATTGATTGGAGAACCAGGTCAATCTGGCATGTacctttcaaaattaaaataaatcactgattCAAGGTTCTCATaaactttcattatttttgaatatgCTCATAaagctgtttgtgtgttaaatatattaaataattaactaCAGAGCAGTATatgatatattatatatagtatAGGTTAATAGTTTTAATTTCCTATAATTTAAAGGAGTTTGATCTCCATGTAAAGTATTGctgctgttttatgttttataaaaaaacataaaacagcagcagtttttttaaataaatacttttgctgtatatatatatgtagctCTTGTTATGCATGCCTTGAATAATACTCTTTCCCCCCGCTCTCTCCTATATatcctcctttctttctctctttctttcgctCTCCACTCCTGTCCTCCTGGCTCTCGCTGCGTACTGTTTGTTTTGGTGGGTGACCATGATCATGCTGTCAGTCAGCTGACCGCTTAAGTAACTAAAGAACACAGACTCGGCTGGGATTGGCTTGAATTGAGAAGGAGGTGGGGaattgggggaagggggtgggggcgggggcgatgGGCGAAGGGCTGTTGTTGTTACAGAATTCAAATAACTCTGCAGGGCAGCTGTTTGGCCCTGTTTGATTTTTGATGTTGAAAATCCTTCTAGTGTTACTGCACTAAGTTCCACCATATTTCTGTATGTACAAACATAatctcaatttttttaaaaagcaaaatgggATATTTTGCATATCACTGTGTAGAGACATTTACTCACACGTTGCCAAGTAGCTTCACTTCTTCAAAATGTGATTAGAAAACATTAGAGTTTTGGTGTACTGTGAAAATTCTTTGTTTCTAAGATTACAAGCGGGTGTCATGGCTCAAGAAATTAACGTGCTTTTTTACTTATCTGTCCATTCCAGCCGATCGCTGCAAAGAGGTACAGCAGATTCGCGACCAGCACCCCAACAAAATCCCGGTAAGAACTCGCTGTCACAGGATATCAGTAATATCACCATCACGGGATATCAACAAACACCTTATCACGGAATATCCGCGGGAACACTTTGTCACGGGATTATGAGTCAGTGCATTTCATCGCAGGACAGGGCCACTCCCCGgcagagtgtgtgactgtgataGAATGAACTCGTGTGCGTGCTCTCGTCTGCGAGGGACTGGGTTAACATTGAGCCTGTTCAGCGCTGAGCTGTTGGAAAGCCCTGGAAGGCTGTATTTGAGCCCAGAGTAAAGTGATTAAGGCTATAATGTCAGACCCACTGATCCGGCTGCAGTCTCAAGTCCTTCTGCAGGCCTGCTGTCAGCGACCGCGAATGCGCACAAAACAATGTACCGTTCTCCTTAATAAGTGAAACAACACTACGCTTATGTATTTAAATAGTAACGGAAAAAGCACTGTGTTCGTAAAAGTGTTCCAGAAGTCTCCTTTGACAGGCCAAATCAAGCTAACGAGCGTAATCAAAGATAATCAACTTCTGCGGAAAACCAAAATGTTGGCTTTCAGTAGGCGTGCTACTGTGACGATAAATGAGCCTTAGCTGTGTTCTCGTGTGCTCTTTCTCGTTCTGAGAAGTGTATTCTCGGTTTGGTTCGCTGGAAGAGACATGGGCCTGTAATTACAGGGGGTGTCACTCTACAGCAGTGGAGCTGAGAGGCCTTCTGCTGTCAGGCACCTCTGTGCTCATGAAAGGAAGGCCTTGAGCTTTGGGTGGGGCTGAATGTTCCCCGTTCATAACAGGAAGAGAGGGCCGCCAGGTTACCGAAAATTTCCAAAAATTCTCAGCGTGCTCATCCGTCACCCTcggcctttctgtctgtcttgctGTCCGTATGTCAGTATGAAAGCCTGCTGTGACAGTGTTACGCCCCTAGGGTCGGTTTGTTGATTGAAGTCGTTTCTGCGGTATGCAATCGCAGTTGTTGTTGAATGAGGTCATTAGCAGACAGACATATTTGAGCAGTGACGTCTTAATGTGAAAAAGCTTGTACATAAGGAAGGAAGCTGTACATAATAGGACTGTCATCTGATACTCTTTTTGGGTCTCATTATTGAGATTACTCGTATTACAGAATATATTGcggtatttttatattatttaggCCAAAGGTTTTTATAATTTTGAATTTAGTTTctatgttttggtgttttccAAATACCTGTACCTAGTCAAATGTTAAACAAGGTGGAAATATGCTTGTATTTCATAAAAGcccacatttatttaatcacttATCATTTACCAAAACCGTGTGTCCATATATgtggtgtgggcgtgtgtgtgtgtgtgtacatatacatatatatacactgaaTTTCTACTGcatatttaaattgtaaatgtttactgtaagtgtgaataaatgaatttccACTGTAGGAAAGGCAAAAGTATGCTTGGAATTTGTGTACTGTGGAGAACCAGAAAGGCCTGCTGAGCAGAATGGTGAAAAGTCGTTCATTTTTAAAGTCCAGGCTGTTTATTTGTCTGTCAAGCGGAAGTTTAAATTACACTATGTGCAGAACAGACTGTGAAGCCTCACTATACTGACTCATCTGTGGAGATCCGGAGGACATACAAAGTCCCAGATACAGGAAGTACGGGACATACAGAGTTCCAGATACATAAAGTACAGGATATACAAAGTCCCAGAAAAAGGAAGTAGAGGATGTACGAAGTCCCAAATACAGGAAGTACAGCATATACAAAGTCCCAGAAAAAGGAAGTGCAGGATATACAAAGTCCCAGATACAGGAAGTGCAGGATATACAAAGTCCCAGATACAAGAAGTATGGGATTCACAAAGTCCCAGATACAGGAAGTACAGGATATACAGAGTTTCAGATACAGGAAGTACGGGATATACAGTCCCAGATACAGGAAGTACGGCATATACAAAATCCCAGAA
This window contains:
- the dynlrb1 gene encoding dynein light chain roadblock-type 1 — protein: MAEVEETLKRIQTQKGVQGIIIVNAEGIPIKTTLDNSSTVQYAGLIHQLVMKARSTVRDIDPQNDLTFLRIRSKKNEIMIAPDKDYFLIVIQNPTD